The DNA sequence TGGGTCAAGGGGTCAAGGATTCCAGGGGTCAAGTGAAGTGCTAAAAACATAAGGGGCCGAGGGTCATAGGGTTCAAGGATTCCAGTGTTTTTCTCTGGAGATTTTGCTTGCGTTTAAGTATTTCACTTGACCCCTTGAACCCTGGAATCCTCGAACCCTTTTTACCCACTAAATGGGAGAAGAACCATATTTTTTAACTTCCTCCCGAAACGGTGACAGAACACGCCAGGACGGCTTGCTCAAAAAGATGTGTAAACCCCGCCATAAAGCGCTGGAATAACGGTGTAAAAAGGAGATCCGGAATTGCTGATCGACGGCAGGGGAGAGGATGAATCCGTTCCCTACGAAAGGCTAAGAACATTGATCACCCAGGAGGCCTGTCTCCTGAGCGACTTCATTGAAGTTCTGGTGGACCGGGAGAGTTCGGCAAAGAAGATCAACATCCTGGCGAGCCTCGCGGGATATGAGACGGCCATCGAAAAAAGAGAGGGGCACTGGGCACTGAAGGTCGATACCCGTCACCGGCGGTGCCGGTAATGGAGAGTGCATGGAAAATGGTTTGCCCGGCCGTGACCTGCTTTTCTTTTGACGGCCATTAACAGGGAGGGAAATCCGGTGGAATATCGCAATAAGATCCGGAAACCTGTGAATTTCTCTTTCCAGTACACCCTGAAGGACGATCCTTCCGGATATCAGATCAAGGACGGCAAGGTTGTGGATCACAGCGAAAAAGGAATCCGTTTTGAAGCTATGGAGAAGCTCCCGATCGGGACAAGGCTCAGGCTGATCTTCAAAAATCCAGACCCCACCATCCAGGATTTCCGGCTCAAACCTGAGGGGGTTGTGGTCTGGAGCATCCAGCCCGATCCCAAAGAACCGGTTTTCCGGGTCGGGCTGAAATATCTTTAACGATCGCTTCCTTCCGGTGTTGCCGCAGCGTCATCCCCGGTTGGTCCTTTCATAGAAGAATCCATCAATTTCTGCCGGCTGGATGCCCCCATGGATGATAGATCCGATATAAAATAAAATACACCTGCCAGGATCACGGCAACCAACAGAACGCCGAACCCGAGTTTGGGGCTCCGGTAAAAAATAAAAACAAGGAGCACGGCTACAACGATGACATAGGGTTGATTGGCGTGGTAATAGTTCACAGCATAGTTCATGATCTGAGTGATATCCATATACATTCCTCCCTGAGTGATTTCATTATATCACAGGCCGGTGAAATTTCGAATCAAACAGTGGAGGAAGGGTTCACCTCTCATGCCGGTCCGGAAAACTCTCCTTGTATTCCGAATATTTCAGCGCTTTCCCCCGGACACGTTCCTTGGGATATTTCAGGGCATTCTTGTCCACCTTCCGATGGGCGGCATCTACCAGATCAATGCCGAGTTTCCTCGAAAGTTGAACGAGATAGATCAAAACATCCCCTAATTCATCCCGGATCTCGGCTCGCTTCTCATCGGGGAGTTCCATACTCTCAGCCTCAGTGAGCCACTGGAAATGTTCTACAACCTCAGCAGCCTCAACCGACAGGGCCATGGCAAGATTCTTGGGAGAATGGAAACGATCCCAGTCTCTCTCCTCGACAAACTGCTGGATTTTCTGCGCCAGATCTTTCATCCCGATCTCCTCATCATTTCAGTAAAAGCCTGTTTTTTCATCCACTTATGACCGGTCTCACGCAGGCTATCATAACGGCGGCCTTTACGCAAAATAAAAACCATGCTAACCTGAATATATGATTTAAAGTTTTTCAGCCGGATTGACGATAAGAGCGCTGAGGGTGTACGATTCTTCATATTCGACATGCATCCGGTAAAAGACAACGACGGGAGTGCCCGTCCGAAAAGAGAGCGTTAAATGGAGTTCAGTCTTAGCAAACTGGTGCGATATCTGATCCGAAAAGCCAGACTCGTCAGGAAGGATACCGGAGCTGTCGTGGAAGTTGACGTGGAAGCCCCGGTCATGGTTCCCAAGGTCTGCGTGGTACGGGCCCTGGTGGACCGGATGATCCCCGGCCAGCAGATCATTCTGAGGAGCACGGATCTCGAGATGCCTTGGGAGATGCAGCATTTCTGTAACATGTTAGGACATGAACTGATGGACGTGGGCAGGGAAGACGACACCTACTTCTTCACCCTCAGGGTGCGGGGAGATGAGGACCGGCTCCCCTCGCAGGATCCTTTCCAGCTTGACCTCAGCCCGCAAAGCATGATCCGGACCGTGGATATCACCCCGAACAGGGAACCCTGGAGGCTTCAGGGATCCTCACGGCTGCTGCCGGCCTCCCGGCCTGCGCTCAAAGCAAAGTGACGTCATCTCCAAACCTGCTGTGCAGAAAATTACTGATTCCGTTCCCATAGAATCTCTTACCCATACTTTCCACATCCAATAAAAACTTGACTTTTGATGATGCAATCATCAAAATTTGGGATATTCAATAATCATGCCAGCTTACGCACCGCCTTTTTCATGGCCTGGATCAGGAGGAGGTTTTCCTCGTGCATCCGTACGGCCACGCGGAAAAAAACGGGACCGAGGCCTGGGAATGAGGCGCAGTTGCGCACCAGGATCCCGGACCGGAGCAGGGACTCAAAGAGACGTTCCGGTTCGGGGAGGGGAGGGGAGGTCTCAATGAGCAGAAAGTTTGCTTGTGAAGGGAAGACCCGGACACCGGGGATGCCGCCCAGTTCATGAATCAGATAATCCCTTTGCTCGCGGACCAGGGCGACCGCAGCCTGGCGGTACGCTTCATCGCTGAGTGCGGCGATTGCGGCCGCCTGGGAGAGGCGATTGACCGTCCAAGGTTCCTGGTGGATCCTGATCCTCTCCATGAGAGGTTCAGAACCGTACAAGGCGCCCGATCTGAGACCCGGTATCCCATAAAACTTGGTCAACGAACGGAGGACCAGGAGATTCTCGTATTCAGTCACCCGGAACCGGAACGACTCGCCCAGGACAAAGTCCATGAACGCCTCGTCAATCACAAGGGTGACCTTTGAGTCTCCGGACGCGGAAAGGATCTTTTTCATCTCACCGCAAGGAACCAAGCCGCCGGTAGGGTTGTTGGGATTGCAGATCAGGACCAGGTCCACATCCTTCTGCATCTGCTGGATGAACCGGTCCGTATCGAGGGCGAACGCCTCTTCCTTGCGGAGGGGAAAATGAACCACGGCAGACCCGGCCAAGGAAAGGGCACTCTCATAGTCCGAATAGGAGGGCATGGGGATCAGCGCCCTCTTGGGGCGGAGCACCCTTGGGATCAGATAGATGAATTCGGTGCTCCCGTTCCCCGCAAGGATATTCTCAGGCGGGATGCGGTCCCTTGAAGATAGAGTCTCCCTCAGGGTCATCGCATCGGTTTCCGGGTATTGCACCAGCCGGTCCATCTCCTGCAGGACGGCCTTGATCGCTGTTTTGGGCGTACCCAGGGGATTGATATTCGATGAAAAATCGAGGATCTCCTTCTCCGGGACACCGTACCGCCTCGATATCTCTCTGAGATTTCCCCCGTGTTTTTGCTGCATGATGCCAACACCCCCTATTTTAAACAACCGGCCATATTAGTGAGAAAGAAGGAACCGGATGAAAACCGAGAAAGCGATCATTAACAAAGAGCTCGCATACATCAGGGAGACGGCCTCCCGGATACACTTCACGTGGAGTGGCCTTTTGGGGTCGCCGAGATGAAGCTTCGGCCTCGCCGCCCCCATGTAGACATTCGTACCGCCGAGCTGCACGCCCAGCGCACCGGCTGCAGCCGCCTCGGGAATCCCCGCATTGGGGCTGTCGTGTTTTCTCCCATCCCGCCGCATGATCCGCAAAGCCCCCGGCGCCGAGAGATTCAAGAAAAGGGAGCCCAGTACCATGAGCAGGCCCGTGATCCTGGCTGGAATAAAGTTCGCAAAGTCATCAAACCGAGCTGGAAACCACCCGAGATCCCGGAAATGTTCGTGCTTGTATCCCAGCATGGAATCCAGCGTGCTGACGGCCTTGTAGGCCATGGCCGCGGGCGGCCCTCCGATGAGCAGATAAAAAAGAGGGGCGATGACCCCATCCGAGGTGTTCTCGCTCACAGTCTCGACCGCAGCGCGGATGATCTCCTGCTCCGTAAGATCCTGCGTCTCTCTCCCTACGATCCCGGAGAGGAACCTGCGGGCCTCCTCTATGCGGCCTTGTTCCAGACATCTTTTGACCCTGTCTGCCTCCTGGTGCAGGCTTCTTGCAGACAGAGTGGTGTAGGCCAGAAATACGGCAACTCCCCATCCCAGAACAGGGTGAATCCCGGCGGCCCCGTGTATCAGCAGGAGGCTCAGCCCGTAACACAGAAAAACCAGAAACAGTGTGATCATGATACCGGCCAGGCGTCTCCCTTGCGATGAATGCGTAATGCTTCGTGCAAAACCTTCCAGTCCGGCGATGAGCCTCCCCATCAGGACCACGGGGTGCGGGAACCCCTCTGGATCGCCGAAGATCAGGTCCAGGAAGCAGGCAGCAATCAGAGCCAAAGGCGTCATCATTCAATTCCTAATTGCCGGCATGAACATCTATCAGGCGCTTGAATATCAGCGTATCGATTCTGTCGATTATCGACTTGAAGAGTCCTCCGTAGCTCTTGCGATCCGAGAACATCCTGGAACGCAGGGCCTTTATCTCACTGTCGGAGGTCTTTGAGAAGGTGATCGCCTCCCCTCGCTGGAGTACCTGCCTTTCAAGTTTGAGAAGCCTCCCCGCCTTTGATACAAAATCCCTCACGTCCTCTGCAAGACCACCGGGCTCATCAGTTCCCTCCCCATAGAGCACAGCGAGTTCCCTGACCATCCTAAAAAGTGTGTAATATTCCCAACCCCTTATCCCCCTTCGCCATTGTATAAAGGGGCTTCTCTCAAACCAGAGGAAGTTCCGCTTCCCGAACTTGAAGAGATCCTCCACAGCGTTATAAAGCGCTCCCGCAGGGGGAGTATCTTTGAGGACACGCGGGACACCTAAGGCAAGCCCGAGATGCTTCCAGAGGTTCCTGAGCGCCAGCTCCCCGTTTTCGTCGCCGGGGGTATCGAAGTGCAGGAGCGAAGCGAAAACTTTCCCTCTGCCATAGAGACCTTCGACCACAAGCGGGTCGCCCTCCATCCTTTCGGGATTCAGGTTTATGCCATATGCCTTCTCAATGGTCTCCCATCCGCAGGACTTCATATCTCCGACGTTGAGGTCGGAACTGAAGGCATCGTCTGAAGCTTGCTCGAACGAGGCCAGGGTCCTCATTCCGCCCTCCTTTATAACGAATTGGGATGGCCACCAGATTGTGAATAAGGGCTCTTTCAAGCCCTCCCAGAGGGCATGGCCTTCTGTCTTTATCTGTATACGGCCTGAGAGGCTGGGTACCCTCTGCTTCAGAGGCTTTCTCCGTATGTCCAGAAGTCCGAGCCCCTCGGCTGTTGCAAGTCCGGCGCCACCGCATATCCCGATGTATGAGCCGCCGGAAGCTACAAATCTCCTTATGCCTTCCGCCCCATCCCTGCCCAAGGCCCTCATTTTGTTAGAGGCCCATCCTCCGGGGACGAAGAGCGCCTTAAACTCATCAAGCCTTCCGGCCCTTATTTCCTCGGAGCTGACAAGGGAAAACCCGGCCCCGAGACATCGCAGGCTCTTGTAGGATACCAGTGCCCAGAGAAAGGACTCGTCCCAGAAAAGCGCCGTATCAGAACTCATATCAGCCATGACAAACTATCCCAATCCAGCCGCTTGCAAGATGGCATCCATATCCACATACTCCCGGAAGAGGCCGGCCAGACGAGCAAACTCACGGGATTTCAACTCATGATAATCGGTCAGTTCGCTGCTGCATGCGTGGTGGTCTTTCCGGATCGAATCCAAAAGCCGCCGTCGGATGGGAGCATTTTCGAATATACCGTGGATATAGGTCCCCCAGACATTCCCCTTCGAACTCTGTGCCCCATCCTCCTCATCCACTGACCGGCCATTCCTCTTGGTGATGCGAAACATGCCCGAACATCCATTCAAACGAATGCTCTTCCCCATATGAATCTCATATCCGGTCAGATTCGGGAGACCATCCATGGACACAGCTTGGACTTGAGCCGTAACTTTTCCCCATGCCAGAACGGTCTCCACAGGAAGAAGCCCAAGACCGGCTTCTGCACTCTTTGCGCTCTCCACTCCATGAGGATCTTCAATGGTCTTACCGAGCATCTGAAAACCGCCGCAGAGACCGATGACCTGGCCCCCGTTATTTGAATAATCACAGATCGCATGGGCCATACCCGTCTCTTTCAAATATCGGAGATCCCCGATCGTATCTTTGCTCCCCGGGATGATCACCACATCCAGTCCACGAATGGTTTCCTTGTCATCGACATAGATGACGTCCATGCCCGGATCTCCTTCCAGGGGATCCAGGTCCGTGTAGTTGGATAGGCGAGGCAGTCTGACCACCCCGACACGGACCTTACCATCCGGTTCCATGCTTCTGCTCCTTTTCTCCGACAGGGCCACACTGTCTTCCTGTTCGATACGGAGATCTCTTATGTAAGGGAGCACACCGAACACGGGTTTCCCGGTCCGCTCCTCTATTTGCTTCAACCCCGGAGCGAGAAGACTCCGATCACCGCGGAACTTATTGATGAGAAACCCTCTGACCCGTTCTCTTTGTTGATCCTTCAGCAGGGCCATGGTCCCGATCAAAGAAGCAAAAACCCCGCCCCGGTCAATATCAGAAACCAGGATCACCGGGGCGTCGGCCAATTCGGCCATCCGCATGTTAACAATATCCTGCTCAGCGAGATTGATCTCGGCAGGACTGCCCGCCCCTTCCAGAAC is a window from the Nitrospirae bacterium CG2_30_53_67 genome containing:
- a CDS encoding threonine-phosphate decarboxylase, giving the protein MQQKHGGNLREISRRYGVPEKEILDFSSNINPLGTPKTAIKAVLQEMDRLVQYPETDAMTLRETLSSRDRIPPENILAGNGSTEFIYLIPRVLRPKRALIPMPSYSDYESALSLAGSAVVHFPLRKEEAFALDTDRFIQQMQKDVDLVLICNPNNPTGGLVPCGEMKKILSASGDSKVTLVIDEAFMDFVLGESFRFRVTEYENLLVLRSLTKFYGIPGLRSGALYGSEPLMERIRIHQEPWTVNRLSQAAAIAALSDEAYRQAAVALVREQRDYLIHELGGIPGVRVFPSQANFLLIETSPPLPEPERLFESLLRSGILVRNCASFPGLGPVFFRVAVRMHEENLLLIQAMKKAVRKLA
- a CDS encoding cobalamin biosynthesis protein CobD: MTPLALIAACFLDLIFGDPEGFPHPVVLMGRLIAGLEGFARSITHSSQGRRLAGIMITLFLVFLCYGLSLLLIHGAAGIHPVLGWGVAVFLAYTTLSARSLHQEADRVKRCLEQGRIEEARRFLSGIVGRETQDLTEQEIIRAAVETVSENTSDGVIAPLFYLLIGGPPAAMAYKAVSTLDSMLGYKHEHFRDLGWFPARFDDFANFIPARITGLLMVLGSLFLNLSAPGALRIMRRDGRKHDSPNAGIPEAAAAGALGVQLGGTNVYMGAARPKLHLGDPKRPLHVKCIREAVSLMYASSLLMIAFSVFIRFLLSH
- a CDS encoding nucleotide pyrophosphohydrolase yields the protein MKDLAQKIQQFVEERDWDRFHSPKNLAMALSVEAAEVVEHFQWLTEAESMELPDEKRAEIRDELGDVLIYLVQLSRKLGIDLVDAAHRKVDKNALKYPKERVRGKALKYSEYKESFPDRHER
- a CDS encoding cobyric acid synthase CobQ produces the protein MIQGTASHVGKSIVVTALCRIFSDMGVKVAPFKAQNMALNSFITKDGKEIGRAQAVQAEAARIDPCVEMNPILLKPTTDLGSQVIFMGRPVGNAKAREYYAMKERALDVIREAYESLCERFDLIVLEGAGSPAEINLAEQDIVNMRMAELADAPVILVSDIDRGGVFASLIGTMALLKDQQRERVRGFLINKFRGDRSLLAPGLKQIEERTGKPVFGVLPYIRDLRIEQEDSVALSEKRSRSMEPDGKVRVGVVRLPRLSNYTDLDPLEGDPGMDVIYVDDKETIRGLDVVIIPGSKDTIGDLRYLKETGMAHAICDYSNNGGQVIGLCGGFQMLGKTIEDPHGVESAKSAEAGLGLLPVETVLAWGKVTAQVQAVSMDGLPNLTGYEIHMGKSIRLNGCSGMFRITKRNGRSVDEEDGAQSSKGNVWGTYIHGIFENAPIRRRLLDSIRKDHHACSSELTDYHELKSREFARLAGLFREYVDMDAILQAAGLG